Genomic window (Alnus glutinosa chromosome 9, dhAlnGlut1.1, whole genome shotgun sequence):
ATGAGAAATATTAATTTCTTGCCTCTTCTCTCATATTTTCActttcaaaaattattaaatatatgagGTTCATATGTATCTTTCATATAGACCCACGGATCCACAGAGCTGATGATAATTtttcaaaagacaaagaaagagAATGTATAGCATCTCAAGTATAATTTGTGTATAAATTATACTTTAGATCATCCTTAACAAGCTAGCTATTACAAACTTTTTTCTAAAACTTGGAGAATATCTTCAAAAAGTATGGTTAAACAAACTCTCTATTATATCTCTAATTTATTTCTTGTCAGAGTCCCACTACAaatggacaaggatcctctgCTGTTCAAgtgaactggagaggagccggttagtagaaacaaaaaggaaggtaaaattgtcattatatatatatatatatatatatattttacaattttatcCTCCCATTTAGCCTAACtggctcctctccagttcacttgaactggagaggatccaaatgcacTACAAATTTAGATCACAAACTGAATTCGCTAGAGTTTTTTAACATTTGTACTTTCTGTTTGCGCCTTCCCCTTCAATTCCTATTTCCGCAACTGGGTTTGGTGGATCATTTCACCAGATAAACGCTGCTTTCGTGGTGGTGTTGTAGCCATGGCTGCACCTGGGTCAGTCCAGAAATTGGAGGAGTAGCAGGTTATTCTCTCTCCCGGGCAGTTTCGGGTGTTGGGTATGTGACGATTTTGAGTTTTACAGGTGTTGGGTAATATTGTTTTGATGTAAGTTATTAGATTGgacaatttttttctaattgtcTAAGAAATTGGGAGATTTAGAAGTAAAACCCGAAACCCATTTTCTGCATATTTGAATGTTGTTTCATTTTTTGGGGTTCTTCCGATGTGTGTGTAGTGGTTTATGGTAGAATTTTGCTTGTTTTCGGTAAAGTTGCTGCGTTTTCTGTAAAGTTGTTTTTGTAGCTTGTTCCTCTTCATACTGTTGCCTCCTCTTAATTACAGTTGAAATTAActaaataaaatcaataaagaattatatttttttgaaaaatttaatgaGTTGAATGTTTGTTGTGTTTAGAAAGTGGTTAGTCAAAATAAAGAAAGTGAATTTTTTGAGCTAAAATTTAGCTAAAAGTCTGGAGAATAATTGTTAATCTCTTTAAAAAGGAGGAAAACCAGTGTTGTACGTGCCAAAGAGACCCACAAAGGCCAGAGCAAAGTCGTGACAGAAGAACAATGGAGGAGGCTGGTGCTACCACTGGTGAGGCTAACGATCTCCAATCGAAGACCACCGGAATCACCATCACTATCAAATTCAGCGGGAGGTCAATCCCGGTCACTCTCTCGCTGGACGCGACGATCGGCGACCTCAAGTCCCTCCTCCAACCCCTCACCAACGTCCTACCACGTGGCCAGAAGCTCATCTTCAAGGGGAAGCTTTTGGTCGATACGACGACGTTGAGGGCGTCGGAGGTGACCGGCGGGGCCAAGGTCATGCTAATGGCCTCCCAGGGGTTGCACCAAGGGGTAAACTCAAATTCGCCAacttttttgctttattttttttttggttatcgAGAAAAGAAtgagggaaaagaaaatgattgcaGTATAAATGTAGAATTTTTTTGCATGATAGATTTTCATCAAGCTTTAAAGTAATGTGTTTATGGAGATTAAACTGAGTCTTGAAGCTGGAAATGTTGTGTGTCAAGCAATTGGGGATTAGAAGAGTTAAAAATATTCAATTACTTGATTaatgttagggtttgtttgAACTAGGATGGTCCAATTCTAAAAGAGGCTCGGAGTGTACCGAGGCGAGTTGACAATGCTAATAGAATGGTGAACGAGAAGACGCAAGTTCGCATTGATAAGAATAGGTTGGAACGGTGGAAGGTGACCAGAGTTGTGGCATTGTCCGAATGTAACTTGAAGGTACAAGAAGCCTCATATTTGTTACGTTGACATGTTGTGATATCTTGGTTGGCTCTTATTGAGTAATGTTAGACGCAAGAATCTTATCCCTTCAAATGTaactttaaaaatgaaaaatgctaccttgtattttcttatcttcttctatCATTCTCTGCTAATATGATATTGTCAATTTActattggattttttattttttatttttttaaattaagattGATGTAAAGGTGGATTGACAATGTCATGTCAGCAAAGAAGGATAGGAGAATGACCATAAAATAATGTATGCACATCtctttaaaattactattagatttagGATTgatcaaatagaaattttaaaagtcacatcacaTTTGAAGATATGAGTCTTGCACGTAGCATTATTCGGCTCTTATTTTCCTTGTTTCATGTTGCTGAATATCCTTTGAATCAATCAGTATATATAAAtgtgttaggtttttttttttttttttttttttaaaaaaaaaaagaaaagaaagggaaattcCATCATAATTCACAGGGTTTTCGCGTGATTTCAATTTACTCCttgggtttttaaaatcacattttaacCCTTTGGTTTTTCACTTCATTTCTTCCATCTAAAACTGCTTACGTGGCATTAAACCcatgttaaaaaattaattttggtatattaaaaaaaaaaaaaaggtggaccCCTCCATCCtgtaaggggggggggggggggaccccAAACTAAAGGGATGGTTCACGCTGCCAATCCTAATAACAGGGTGGCCGCCTCTTTGCGGAGGTGGATGGGTGGCTCCCCATTTGTTCCCACCCTTACTGAGGTGGCGAATAAGAGTTGGCCGCTCGAGCCACCCCACCGTGGGGGTGGCAGCCCCTTTGGGGGATGGAGGGGTGGCTCcccatctgttttttttttttttttttttttttcctgttttcttttaaaaaaaatatgtgacgTGGTACGGCAAAACTGCTTACGTGGAATTAATGCCACGTGAGTTGTTTTGAGCCTTTTTGAACTACTGAAGTAAAACATGGAAAAAcctaaggaaataaaatatgatttaaagaaCTCAAGGAATAAATTGAAATTGCGTGAAAACTGCTATGGTgaaatttcccaaaaaaaaataggtgGGTATATGTGTTGTTGGACATGGTCGGTAATTGAATATGCGCTTTGAGACTGATTTGCAAGAGTTTGAGTGGCATATGTGGTGTTATCCCTTGCGGGTTGTTTTTGGGTGTATCTTTTGGGttctagggtttaggttttgttgGGTTGTTGTGACTCTTGTGGGTTAGCTGTGTTTGCTCctatgtatacttcctgtgtacttagaggTGCCTTTCgcctttttctttaataaaatttttgcttacttatcaaaaaaaatatatatgtggtGTTATCCCTAACATGTGTCCTAAGCCTTGTTTAATAGTATTGAGATCCTTTTTTATGCTAATAgaagtaatgtcttgtggagtAGTTATTAAGCATAGAGATCAGGAGATTTTGCTCTGGTAGGGAACATAATATTGCTGTAGATCATGTTTCATTTTCAGTCTAGGGTTTTCTGCTATCAAATTATTATTCGTAAAAATGAAAATCCTTCCTTTTATTAAATCCCTCAAActtattaaattcaaaaaaacaaaatccatcaAACTTATTGTAAATTCTTGTGTGTGTAACTTTTACTCGTTCTattcttgtattttaaatttgaaaggCCATACCTGATGAAGTGTGGTCTTGTGGACCTTCTGCAAGAGTCCTTGATTTGAGCAACAACTCTGTTCGAGATGTTCCTGCCCACGTTGGCCGTTTGAGTTCCAttcaggtaaaaaaaaaaaactccttttttctttttaacaatttaATGTATCTGCTTTGAATATTATAACTTCTCTCCTTTATTCTCAAAATTTTGTAGAAATTGTTGCTGAATGCAAATGCTATAATGGATGAATCGATTAATTGGGAAGCACTAACATCTCTTAAGTATCTAACGGTTCTCTCTGTGAACCAAAACCAGTGAGTAATTTCTGTACTCTATGACATCTTATTCATTTTAAAGTATAAACTACaaatgtcttgtgtgtttttacTTTACATACCTAGGTAATGCCAAGATATGACTATATATGAATAGAATTGTAAGTATGTCGTTATATTGCTTGACGCATGTCTGGAAAGTAGGAAAAGTGTCCCGTCCCACGTCTTGCACTATTATGTGTCACTTGTTGAGAGAGTTgaaaagaagaagtagaagaggCATGcatatttgctttttttttttacattgtaAAATCATATACATGTCCTAGATAGGTTCTCTTTATCATATTTCTTGAAGTTCATGTTTGTCAAGCCTGACTAGGGCCAGGCAAAGTGCCTTGCCCAATCGGTGTTTGATCTCTGTAAAAGTAGTTGTTTTGGTTATGCGATACTGCTTGTAATCATCAGGGTCTATTCCTAGAAAGTTACACGAGTGGGTTATACCCTATTACCCGGTTTAGTTTGTAATACCTGTGTAGCCGATCCCAATTAGTGTTGGATTTAAGGGTTTTGAGTTGACAGTGAGATTTGTAATATCTATGTCAGCAATCCCAATGCTGCGTTTTTAATTATCATTAATTGTATTATTAATGCAGTTTAACGACTTTACCTTCTGCACTGGGTGCTCTGACTTCACTGAAGCAACTTCATGTCGCAAACAACAAGTTGACTGGCCTCCCAACTGAAATAGGTCTATTGACACAGCTTGAGGTCATGAAAATCAATAACAACAGGTAATGTGTAGAAAACACGTAACCAATTGTTTTAGGTCAAGGACATGTTTTTTCTAATGAGCATTAGAGGATGACAGAACTGGTTCATTGCCCTATTCCTATTTCTGCTCTCTTTTTTATTCCCTGCATAATTTAACCATTATCTGGTATTGGTAATTTTAAGAGATCCCTATTTGCATTTTGGAGTAGAAggaccaaatagttcaaatccATGTTTTGTCCTAAGCGCACAAACTTATGAATCCTATCAAGATGctgcaaacaattaaataatatgacCTTCTGGGAAACATAAATATCCTTGTTTCTAACACAAGGATGATGTCTTGAGGAAATAAGTTTCGAAAGAGTATTTACATGCTTGATGGccaatgatttctgtttgattGTTGTTGTGTTTCTCTCTGGATCAGGATAAGCACCATCCCGGCATGTATCGGGGACTGTAATTCTCTTATTGAGGTATGACTCCGGCATCTGTCTTTATCTCCCCTCCCCCGACCGTCCTTGTCCCTGGGGTTTAAATTCCTCTGAAGTGTCGACAAGATGATCCAACCATTGCAAGCCAGACTGCCAGACTAAagaatgagttttttttttttcaagatatatatatactatacatcTTTTTTTAATGTAGTTTTCTTGGTTTTTCATGGTAAAGGTTGATCTTTCATCAAATCTTCTGTCAGAGTTGCCAGAGACTTTTGGTCATTTGCATGATTTGAAGGTCTGTACTTAGTGTTATTCTGATTCTCGTTATTCTCCCTTTATTCTGTTCTATTCTAGCACTTTTCTTTCCGGTATGAGAGCTGGTTTTATatgtaaaagagaaatgctatgtATTACCCTCCCATCTTATTGCACTGATGTGCAGTGCCCCATCTGCCcttgatttctttatttttttaattagctaATGGGCACTGTCATATCAGCCAAGTGGGATGAAGGTAtagtgtatagcattactctatgtAAAAGGTAGCTCATCATCGTTAATTATACATGCGATAAATAGGAAAATACAGTTTTCGGAGGCTTGTATGACAACCTTTGGACTTAAGAAGACGTGAGTCCTCTGAAATTTAGAAACAAAATATATCAGCAATAAAGCAACGGGTAGTTTGGGAGGGATTGTCATCTTCACAATTGTCTTTTTATAAGACAAAGGGATCTGCTTATTTATATGCTCAAGAGTTTTCTCACTTTATCAAAATCCCATATATCCCTATCCTAATGCTAATAGGTACCGTAGCACCTTTACAACAAAACTTTTCACTCCTATTTAGTAAAATTGTCACTCAGAGTGATGGAATTCAAAACATATACACATGAGGGTAGTCCAGATGCCCTCTGGGGAGGATTGTTGGGCAACTTCTTGAGCACCACCTTCAGAAAAAGTGTGCATTACCCACTGATCCTGAATTTATGCCAATGTGCCAATTCCTGTGCAGGCTTTGTATGTCAGTAACAACGGACTAAAATCACTTCCATCTACCCTATTCAAGATGTGCCTTCAGCTCTCAACACTGGATCTCCACAACACACAAATAACAATGGATCTCCTTCGTCAGGTGCATATGCTTGACCCATTTGCGAAGTAGTCCAATTTATGACACTTTCATTGGAATGCTTAATAACAACATTCTTCTGACAGTTTGAAGGATGGGAAAGTTTCGATCAACGCCGCCTCTTAAAGCATCAGAAGCAGCTTGATTTCCGAGTTGTGGGCTCTGCTGAGTTCGATGAAGGTGCCGATAAAAACTGACGGTCCATTTTAGAATAAAATATTGTCAtttgattttagtttattaAGTATTGAGGTAGTTGACTGTAGATTTGTTATAGGATAATCTTAGCATCCACTGGAAGATTCCAGTGAAGGCAAAAGTGATTCGATGCAATACGCAGCTCCATTTCTAGGTATAGCAACCCTGTAATGGAGGTGAAAGTTCTCAATGGAAGTTCATAGTTCTCCAAATAAGTTGAGGTATCTATAATTAGAAATGAGTGGTAGATTTTATTTTCAGTCGTGCAGGGACTTATTTTCTAGCCCAACCGTTCTAACATCTTGAAGATTATGTCAAATTCATAGTAGTAGGAAAGGAAAGAGTGGAGACAGAGAAGGTATAGAAGGTAAACGTGACTTTTGTTAGAATTGTGGTGACTGCAATTTAGTGAAgagcaaagagaaaaaagggGGAGAACAAAACACACAAGTTTTGTGATTCAGCAGTGTGACTACATTCACATGAGCGAGCTGTTCATTTCACTATATCGAATGTTGTGTCTCCAGTTAAGGTTTTAGCCTGGTACATTAAAATTTCTAATATTATCCTATCGTACCATTTGGGGGGGATTAAAATAAAGCCACAAATGGGCCACATTAGCTCCGCTCTGTTCTTTCTATGTAGCATTTATGCTAGAAGCCAATTTTACGTCCACATGCAGAATATGAGCCACCATCtctaacaatattccacaaacTCCAGGGAAAATGGGGTCCGATGAAAAACAACGAGTACGTTGAGATTTGAGATGACATCAATAAGCTTCAAACTACATGATCAGGACTTTCCTGAAAAGCACATAATTATCGGTAGAGATAGTGAAAGCGTTCAAAAGTGGAAGGGTTGTGTTGAATGTGTCGATAGTTTTTCTTGGGACAAATATGCTGTAAAGGCAAACATCTACTACCCGGATGGCTCAGCCCTAACCAGATTGGAAATGAACttcaatacaaattttaatttttattagctacattttgaaatctctattttttattttccaaagcGATACACATTAAAATTGCCTAAGGAAATAGGCACTTGGCGTTTTTAGCGGGgtaaaaaccaaagaaaaagatgagTTCAATTAAACAGACAGTAATACTCGGAGTCGTTGGTCCCACCATGTGAGATGGGACAATGTGTGTAAAGTAAAGGTGAATTGGGTAAGAAAATGAAGCAGAGAGCAAGAGGAATTTACTCTTTGCTAAACACAAATCATGAAGTCGATATGGGAGTGGGAGCAAATAATGACACTGATAATTAATGTCTAacgataataataataaaaaaaaaaataagctaCTTGGTGAAACAAACGCAAGATTAAACATACTAAAACACAACAGAGAAGCATCACTAGAATAATGCAAAGCAGATGGGAGGAGAATTATTTGATACACGTATCGAAGTTACTACCAAATTTATATATGAAACGTAAACTGCTGTGAAATTGAAATGTATCATCCATTTGGCGTACTCATTGTCGAATGAACAGTAAAGGGTCATGGAGAGctgtaaaaataaaagagagttttCATGGAGAACTCGAAAAACTACATGGAGTTCTCATCCTAAAATCACAATCCAATATGCTGCGCTGATTGGAGAGAACAACCTAACGGTAGTAAATGGATATTTGAGGGATGTCAATGTCATTGTCCTCCTCATCTTCACATGCCACGACGACATCCAAGTGGCGACGGTATGCCGGCAGTTCCACTTTGGCCACTTCCCTGGCCAGATCCACCATTTTCTTATCCATTCGGTCTTTGTGCCGAGGGAACATGCTATTGTAGAGCAGGCAACTTCCGCATGAAATGCTGTAGGCGAATAGCCCTTTCTCCTTGAGCCACTGGATAAGTTCCCTCAGAGTAGGATTGCCTTTCAGGATCCACCTGTCCCAAACAGTCCAACTCGTGTTCTGGTGCTTGATGACCTTGGGCGGAACTGGCTCAGCCATGGAGAACAAAGGCAGCGCAAGGTTGGCAAATGTGTTACGATAGGCTTCCACTTTGTGCCCTCCATCCAAAACCTTGTATAGCTCCAGGCACACGAGACCCGTGGCCATTGCGGTGGATGTTGCAATTGCAGGAATGATCCTTCCAGCAATAAACTTGGCTTTCAGCTTGTCGACTTCAGGAATGCTGTAATTTCGTGCCCTCATGTTGGCAAGGCCAGCTATCATGTCCATATGGAAGTTTGTATCATCATCCTGCACATTCATGGGATGAAGTTTATCAAAATCAGAAATTTGATTCACAACTTATTTGgaagaaatattttaaatttgattcaGCTGTACCTTCTCAAACTGAATTGGTTTCATCCGGAACCCGGGTGGCAGGTTCTTCTGGCACTGCTCTAACTTCTTGATTAGTTCAGCAATGACATCTGAATCATCTATAGAACTGGTAGAGATACTGGTAGCCTTCTCATCTGTTACAATTTTCGCATCTTTCCTGGGCTCAAATTCTGGGACCATCACCCTATCAATTGCTTCAGCCGACTTCTTAGTGTTCTTGACCCAATCAGGAATTGGGATACCAAATGTCTCTGCGCGTAGGATGGAAGCTGCCATAACAAAATGGAGGTGACTTGGATCAGCAGTTGACAACTGCAGTGGACGAGGGAATCGCTTAGGGGCTGACCAGAATGGAGCCCCAGTACTGGTTGCAGCATCCTCAGGGAAAGTATAAATCAACTGCTTCACACGGTTAGCaaaataatcttcaaacctgagtaaattaaacatggtatcagcaaatgaacaaaaaaaaaaaaaaaagcacttatATCATAATTGTCACAGGATAAAAAGGAAAGCAACTGAAAGAATTATCTTCAAGGAAAGTACTTTAAACGAGCCCAGGTAATGCAGTCTTGGAATGTCTCGCATCGTTCTTTGTCAAGGCACTCCAGTACACGCTCCAAGTTATCCCTGGACTGAGCATCACCAGCATTTATCATTGCAGTACTATATTCACTTGGGTTGGACAAGTATGCATTCACTTCTGCTGGTGTTTTCTCAAGCAAACCCTCAAACTCAGATCGAGCCCATGTCAAGCAGTGGTCAATGTTGTGAGGAAATGAGTGTACGGTGCACATAGGCGCTTGTTTCTCAGGTGGGTCTCTCGAGGCACCATAGTTTTCTGTGAGGTGAGGAATGACCATCTGAGTGTTGCATTTGGCACCGAGAGTTCCTGACTCAAGAAGCGGCTTCTGGAAGTATAAGCATCGCTGGTCAACGTACAACCGGGCATTCACATTGTCTAGAGCATTAATAACAACACTCAAATTCTCCCAGAAGGTATCATCAAATACATTCTCAGTTTCGGTGCCAACTCGATTCTGCAAAGCCTCAATGTTCAGACGAGGGTTTATTGATGAAGCAGCAGAAGCAGCAACAGTGGATTTGGCCTGACCAATGTTCCAATCACGGAAGAGGAACTGCCTACTGAGGTTACTCTTCTCAATTACATCATCGTCAGTAATTGTTAGCTTCCCCTGATCACCACATGAAACTCCCATCAAGGCCACATTCTTTAAGAACTCACACCCTAGAGCACCAGATCCAACAATAAACACTATAGCGTCCTCCAGTTTCTTCTGAAGCTTAGACCCAAAGACAGAAATCTGTGCATCATAACGACTATTTAAGGGTCTTAAATCACTGGAATCCAGTGGCTCTGTAGGCAGTGACTCCACCGAGTCAAAGTAGAAGAACTGTAGAAACATGTAAAATAACATTAGGTTATGTGAGAACCAGCAATCAGGATAAGATGTCAACTACCTCTCACCTCTCAAAAAAAAAGTAGCCAAGATCTTATTgcaactaaaaataaacaagTATACAACATCAGGAGCCTAGGTCAGAGGCCTTATAGAAAGGTCCCTTCAGGCATTAGGTAATGTAGAAAGCATAACCATTAGAAAGTCAAAAGCAGTGAATATTCCAACTCTCCACAACATGATAAAAGAGAAGACCATGCACTAACCTGAAAAAGTGGATGGAACTTCCCAGAACATGCTTTCACAACCTCTTGTCCCACAATACCACCAAACATTGCAGCCATTGGATTCAGTACTGCCTTTGCACCAGAAGCAAAGTGCCTCAGAAGTTTTGGATTAATATCTTCCAGTCTCCCATCTCCCAAGCTCTCATTAATGTTACCGGCAACAGCTATAAGCTTCTGAGCATCCTCCTCTGAACCAGCAACAGGAAAACGTCCCAAGTCAGAGACAAACTTATCCAGCGCTTGGAATGCGAGGTGCAGGAGAGGAGGGCGATCAAACTTGGAGAAATCACTAAGAAGAAAATCACCAGGATCGGCCAACGCTTCCCTCAATGGCTTAAAGTTCAATACCTTGGGCTGTTTCACCTGTGTGACAATACCACCCTTCACATAGGCTCCATAATTTGTGGTATCCTCCTCAAGAGTGAATGAGTAAGCCCTTGAATTTTTAATCTTCCTTGGTTTCCCATCATTCAATTCTGTCATTCCGTGAACTTCAGAGAACACAACAAGATCCCCATCTTGAAACTCAAGCCTTTCATCATCAACACATGATACTAGGGCAGCATTGTCATTGCTGATTGATGCAATAATACCCGAGTGGGGTTCCTCTCCATCAACATCAACAACAGTGAACTCAGGTCCAAAGTCACAAAACACAGAACCAAAAAGGCCTCTGACTTCGGTTTTGATGAATGCAATAGCAGGCTGATGATTATGGCAGTAATCGTTGAACTCAATGGCTTTCTCAAAACCAATATCAGTAAAGACAACAGCCTGCACCATCAGAGAATTAAAACGTGCATGTACAGTCCAATAAGCAAGATACGAACACACACCATGATGAtgcgagagagagcgagagcaaACAAAACATTGCATATAATACATGATTAGCTTATGGGCAATTTTAGATCAAGAACAAACAAAGCAAGATTTGAATTGCGCTGAGTGAATTGCCACAACCCTAAACTATCACTTGCCAAATTTTACTGCAAATACAACCAAGCGCTTCCTATGCTCTTCTGTTATCATTTCATACATTGCTTCATAATGCTTAACAAACAATTTCccattcttcatttcttttttaggGGGATTGTTGGGTGTTGGAATCAAATTGGGCATAGTAGAAGGAAAATAAAACCATATTCCGGCAGTCTGCCAATTCTGATGAAACAAGAGTCTCTAGTTGCAACATTAAGGGTGTCGCTAtggtgtgtttggatgttgaatttttgaaatcagaattgaatttttattctgtttgcgaattttgaagtttgactttttagaaaaaaaaattgaataaaatatgatttgtttttgaaaaagttgaataaaatatgacttattttggaaaaaagtagaatcaaaatcatattttgtttccaaaattcaTTTGCCAAACACACCGTAACTCTACATGAGCTGTTAGATCTCTATAAATTTGTGAAGCAATCAAGCCTAATGGGAATAGGCTACACTGTCATTATATTGAATGATGAGATGAAATAAGGCCACTATGACACTAGACCAAACATTTACTGCACACTTGACAAGTTTTTCAATGGAAGTTCATCAGATCGACAATCATATTTTTGGCATTTACACTAATCAGAGTGTCAGCTAAATTATTGTATTAGAAACTGTAACTTCTATAG
Coding sequences:
- the LOC133877935 gene encoding ubiquitin-activating enzyme E1 1 isoform X2, with protein sequence MLPRKRASEGVLVVEEETENINTNTNRKSESSSALKKIRTAEAADSTVKISSDVVCGENNSSNNNNNYSSGSVAREAEKQEDPIMALGDANPTDIDEDLHSRQLAVYGRETMRRLFASNVLVSGMQGLGAEIAKNLILAGVKSVTLHDEGTVELWDLSSNFIFSENDVGKNRALAAVQKLQDLNNAVVVRTLTTKLTNEQLSDFQAVVFTDIGFEKAIEFNDYCHNHQPAIAFIKTEVRGLFGSVFCDFGPEFTVVDVDGEEPHSGIIASISNDNAALVSCVDDERLEFQDGDLVVFSEVHGMTELNDGKPRKIKNSRAYSFTLEEDTTNYGAYVKGGIVTQVKQPKVLNFKPLREALADPGDFLLSDFSKFDRPPLLHLAFQALDKFVSDLGRFPVAGSEEDAQKLIAVAGNINESLGDGRLEDINPKLLRHFASGAKAVLNPMAAMFGGIVGQEVVKACSGKFHPLFQFFYFDSVESLPTEPLDSSDLRPLNSRYDAQISVFGSKLQKKLEDAIVFIVGSGALGCEFLKNVALMGVSCGDQGKLTITDDDVIEKSNLSRQFLFRDWNIGQAKSTVAASAASSINPRLNIEALQNRVGTETENVFDDTFWENLSVVINALDNVNARLYVDQRCLYFQKPLLESGTLGAKCNTQMVIPHLTENYGASRDPPEKQAPMCTVHSFPHNIDHCLTWARSEFEGLLEKTPAEVNAYLSNPSEYSTAMINAGDAQSRDNLERVLECLDKERCETFQDCITWARLKFEDYFANRVKQLIYTFPEDAATSTGAPFWSAPKRFPRPLQLSTADPSHLHFVMAASILRAETFGIPIPDWVKNTKKSAEAIDRVMVPEFEPRKDAKIVTDEKATSISTSSIDDSDVIAELIKKLEQCQKNLPPGFRMKPIQFEKDDDTNFHMDMIAGLANMRARNYSIPEVDKLKAKFIAGRIIPAIATSTAMATGLVCLELYKVLDGGHKVEAYRNTFANLALPLFSMAEPVPPKVIKHQNTSWTVWDRWILKGNPTLRELIQWLKEKGLFAYSISCGSCLLYNSMFPRHKDRMDKKMVDLAREVAKVELPAYRRHLDVVVACEDEEDNDIDIPQISIYYR
- the LOC133877935 gene encoding ubiquitin-activating enzyme E1 1 isoform X1 gives rise to the protein MLRLGLLGFIASFLAPIVVGFVLGNYCNGYFRFLIAFLVLIISVMAFYRVFSSLLHYMLPRKRASEGVLVVEEETENINTNTNRKSESSSALKKIRTAEAADSTVKISSDVVCGENNSSNNNNNYSSGSVAREAEKQEDPIMALGDANPTDIDEDLHSRQLAVYGRETMRRLFASNVLVSGMQGLGAEIAKNLILAGVKSVTLHDEGTVELWDLSSNFIFSENDVGKNRALAAVQKLQDLNNAVVVRTLTTKLTNEQLSDFQAVVFTDIGFEKAIEFNDYCHNHQPAIAFIKTEVRGLFGSVFCDFGPEFTVVDVDGEEPHSGIIASISNDNAALVSCVDDERLEFQDGDLVVFSEVHGMTELNDGKPRKIKNSRAYSFTLEEDTTNYGAYVKGGIVTQVKQPKVLNFKPLREALADPGDFLLSDFSKFDRPPLLHLAFQALDKFVSDLGRFPVAGSEEDAQKLIAVAGNINESLGDGRLEDINPKLLRHFASGAKAVLNPMAAMFGGIVGQEVVKACSGKFHPLFQFFYFDSVESLPTEPLDSSDLRPLNSRYDAQISVFGSKLQKKLEDAIVFIVGSGALGCEFLKNVALMGVSCGDQGKLTITDDDVIEKSNLSRQFLFRDWNIGQAKSTVAASAASSINPRLNIEALQNRVGTETENVFDDTFWENLSVVINALDNVNARLYVDQRCLYFQKPLLESGTLGAKCNTQMVIPHLTENYGASRDPPEKQAPMCTVHSFPHNIDHCLTWARSEFEGLLEKTPAEVNAYLSNPSEYSTAMINAGDAQSRDNLERVLECLDKERCETFQDCITWARLKFEDYFANRVKQLIYTFPEDAATSTGAPFWSAPKRFPRPLQLSTADPSHLHFVMAASILRAETFGIPIPDWVKNTKKSAEAIDRVMVPEFEPRKDAKIVTDEKATSISTSSIDDSDVIAELIKKLEQCQKNLPPGFRMKPIQFEKDDDTNFHMDMIAGLANMRARNYSIPEVDKLKAKFIAGRIIPAIATSTAMATGLVCLELYKVLDGGHKVEAYRNTFANLALPLFSMAEPVPPKVIKHQNTSWTVWDRWILKGNPTLRELIQWLKEKGLFAYSISCGSCLLYNSMFPRHKDRMDKKMVDLAREVAKVELPAYRRHLDVVVACEDEEDNDIDIPQISIYYR